The DNA region CGAGGGCCGGCCGATGCCGAGCTCTTCCATGCGCTTGATCAGGCTCGCCTCCGAATAGCGCGGCGGCGGCTCGGTGAAATGCTGGGCGATGTCGATCTTCTCGCGCCCCAGGGGATCGCCGGCGCTCATCGGCGGCAAGCGGCGATTCTCCTCGTCCTCGGGCTCCTCGTCTCGCCCTTCCTGGTAGAGCTTGAGGAAGCCGTCGAAATTCACGACCTGCCCGGTGGCGCGCAGATCAAGGGTGCGCGTCCCGGCCTTGGCGGTGATCTCGGCCGTTGTGCGCTCGAGGATGGCGCTCTCCATCTGGCTCGCCACGGCACGCACCCAGATCAGCTCATAGAGCCGTGCCTGATCCGACTCCAGCAGGCGCGCCATCTGCTTGGGATGGCGGGCCGGATCCGTCGGGCGGATCGCCTCATGGGCTTCCTGGGCGTTCTTGGCCTTGTTGGTGTATTGGCGCGGCGCATGCGGGAGGTAGCGCTTGCCATGGTCGGATTCGATGGCGCGCCTGATATCGGCGATCGCTTCGGGCGCCATGTCGACGCCGTCGGTGCGCATATAGGTGATCAGGCCGACTGTTTCGCCGCCGACATTGACACCCTCATAGAGGCGCTGCGCGATGCGCATCGTTACGGCCGGCGACATGCCGAGCTTGCGTGAAGCTTCCTGTTGCAAGGTCGAGGTGGTGAAGGGCGGGAAGGGGTGACGCTTGCCGGGCTTCGCCTCGATGCTCGCCACGCGGAAGCTCGCAGCGTCGAGCGCCTGCTTGAAGGCCTCGGCTTCCATCGCCGTGCCGACATCGAGGCGCGTGATCTTTTGGCCGTCGGCGCCCACGAGGCGCGCCTCGAAGGCGGCGCCCGCCGGGGTCTTCAAACTCGCGAGGATCGACCAATATTCGCGCGCCACGAAGCGCTCGATCTCGAGCTCGCGGTCGCAGACGAGGCGCAGCGCGACGGACTGCACGCGCCCCGCCGAGCGGGCGCCCGGCAGCTTGCGCCACAGCACCGGCGACAGGTTGAAGCCGACCAGATAGTCGAGGGCGCGCCGCGCCAGATAGGCATCGACCAGCGCCTGGTCGATGGCGCGTGGATGCGCCATCGCCTTGGTCACCGCGTCGCGCGTGATGGCGTTGAAGGTTACACGCTCGACCGGCACGCCTTTCAAGACGCGCTTGGCGTTCAAGGCCTCGACGATATGCCAGGAAATGGCCTCGCCTTCGCGGTCCGGGTCGGTGGCGAGGATCAGCCCGTCCGAGCCCTTCACGGTCCTGGCGATCTCGGCGACGTGTTTCGCGCCCTTCGCCTCGAGTTCCCATTTCATGACGAAATCTTGATCGGGATCGACCGAGCCGTCCTTGGGCGGCAGGTCGCGTACATGCCCGAACGAGGCGAGGACCTCATAGTCCCGGCCAAGATATTTATTGATGGTCTTCGCCTTCGCAGGCGATTCGACGACGACGACTTTCATGCTGTCCGCTTGGTGCGAGTGCCTATGGATGAGCCCAAAGGCCTCAAGAGATTGGTTCGCGAAGAGGGCGGAACATGGTGAGGTCGGGGGGCGAAGTCAAATCGCGCCATGCGGCAGGGTCGGTCCGGCGCCCGATTCAGATATGCACGAAGCCGAGCCCGATGACCCCGACGAGGATGAGATAAATGGCCACGATGTAGTTGAGCAGACGCGGGATCAGCAGGATGCCGATGCCCGCGATGATGGAGAGAATCGGCGACAGATGCGCGGAGGTGATGACCATGATTTCGTCCTTCGGCTGCGGAAAGGTCGCGGAAGCGAGCCGGCTCTATAACGCGCGAGTCGGCTGCCGGGTTTCATTAGCAGAGATTCGCCGGGACGCTTCAGGCCTCAGCCCGCCGGCAGAGCCCGCTCGATGAGCTCATGCCTCGCCTCGCCGAGCTCGGCGGTGCCCAGCATGGCAGGCTCGCTTGCAAGGCGCGTACGTGCGTAAGCCTCCGCGATCGCAACTGGCGCGCATTGCGACAGTGCCGCGGCGGTCGCGAGCGCGGCAAGCTGCTGCGTCAGCCTGCGCGAGCCTGCTTCCGCCTCCGGCGAGGCGAAACCAGCTTCGATCTGTTTGGCGGCTGTGCGGGCGCCGGGCAGATCCTGCGTCTGGCGCTGCAGATCGGCGATCACGGCGCGCGCCGCCTCCTTCTCGCGGCCGGCGGCACGCAGCACGTCGAGCGCCATGATATTGCCCGAACCTTCCCAGATCGCATTCACGGGCGCCTCCCGATAAAGGCGTGGCAGGGGGCTTTCCTCGACATAGCCATTGCCGCCGAGGCACTCCATCGCCTCGTAGAGGAAGCCCGGCGCGGTCTTGCAGACCGAGAATTTGACAGAAGGCGTAACGAGCCGCGCATAGGCTGCGTCCTCAGGGTTGCGGCTCATGCGGTCGAAGGCCTGCGCCAGGCGCAGCGAGATGGCGACCGAAGCTTCGACCGAGAGCGCGAGATCGGCGAGGGTCGCGTGCATGGCGGGCTGATCGACGAGCTTCCTCTGGAAAACGGTGCGATGGCGCGCGTGATGTACTGCGTGCGCGAGACCCATGCGCATCAGCCCGGCCGAGGAGCTGACGCAGTCGAGGCGCGTCAGCTGCACCATCTCGATGATGGTCGGCACGCCGCGCCCCTCTTCGCCGATCCTCCAGGCGAAGGCGTCCGTGAACTCGACTTCGGAGGAGGCGTTGGAGCGGTTGCCGAGCTTGTTCTTCAGGCGCTGCAGTCTCAAGGCGTTGAGCTGTCCGTCGGGGCGGAAGCGCGGCATCAGGAAACAGGTGAGCCCGCCAGGCGCCTGGGCGAGCACCAGGAAGGCATCGCACATCGGCGCCGACATGAACCATTTATGGCCGGTGATCTCATATTCGTCCCGGCCGACCGGCACGGCCTGGGTGGTGTTGGCGCGCACATCGCTGCCGCCCTGCTTCTCGGTCATGCCCATGCCCAAGGTCGCGCCGCTCTTCTCCCAGAACGGCTTGAAGGACGGGTCGTAGCGGCGCGAGCGGATCAGCGGCAGCAGCGAAGCGAGATGCCCGGGCGCGGCGCCCAGCGCCGCGACGCCGGCATGCGTCATGGTCACCGGGCACAGATGGCCGGCCTCGACGCCGGCGCTGACATAGTGCTTGGCCGAACGCGCCACATGCCCAACGCCTGCGAGCTTGCCGGGCGGCGATGACGGCTCGCCTGGCAGCTTGTCCCAGGTCGAGGATGCAAGCCCCGCCCCGATGCTCTGCTGCATCAATTCGTGATAGGCCGGATGGAACTCCACATAATCCTGGCGGTTGCCCCGCGCATCGAAGGGCTTGAGCTGGGGCGGGTTCTCATTGGCGACCCGGCCGAGATCGAGATGCTCGCCGGTGCCGAGCTTCGCCCCATGGGCGAGAAGCGCCTCGCCGTCGCCCGCCTCGCCGAAAGCCTGCACGGCCCCGATGAGCGGAGCATCGAGCGCCGCGAGGTTGACGTCGACCAAGGGCGGCGTCTGGTTGAACACCTCATGGGTCGCAAATCCGTGAATGGTCACGACATCACCACCTTCGGCAGCTTTCGCCCGCCCTGTTGAACTTGCGCCGGCTCGCTCCCGTCACCCGCCCTTGGCGAGATCGGCAGGGCGATCGCCGGCATCCTCAGCCCCCCGAAGCAGTTGTTTGGGCCGCAGCCTCGGGGGCATGATGATCATCGGTCTTCGAGGCGACCCAGTCCATCACCGCCAGGAAGACGCCCGAGGCGACGAAGGTCAGATGGATGATGACCATCCATTTCAGGCGCCCGTCGTCCATCTTCTCCTGAAGATCGCCCAGAGGCAGGAAGGCGCGCAGCAGGGCGATGGCGCTGATCGCCACGATCGAGGCGATCAGCTTCATCTTGAGGCCCGAGAAGTCGACCGTCCCCATCCAGGAGGGCCGGTCCTCGTGATCGACGACATCGATCTTGGACACGAAGTTCTCATAGCCCGACAGGATTACGATGAGGAGCAGATTGCCGGCGAGCGACAGATCGATCAGCGACAGGGCCAGCAGAATCACCTGCTCGGCATCCATGCTCGGGAGTCGAATGATCTCGCTGATCAGCTCGTGCATGAACACATAAAGGACGGCAGCGAGCGCCAGCACCATGCCGAGATAGAAGGGCGCCATCAGCCAACGGGCCGAGAACAGCATCCGCTCCAACAAGAGTTCGGGCTTGGACTTGGTCATGGTTCGTCACCTCGATTGGCGTCCGGACATAGCCAAAGCGCGGCGGAAACTCCAGTGTGGCGCCGATCCTCGCCGGTTTCCCGGAACTTCGCGTAATGGGCGTGGAGTCATGGGTGTGGATTTGTCGCGCCACCGGCTAGCGCCGGCCGCAGCTTTCTCCTATGCAGCTGCCTTTAATGAACGGACGATCCTTTTACCCTCACCGCCATCTTCTCGGGATGGACGGGCTTTCGCGCCCGGACATTGAAGCCCTGCTGGACACGGCGGGGGATTATGTCGCGCTGTCGCGGCAGGTGGAGAAGAAGGCTGCGACCTTGCGCGGACGCACCCAGATCAACCTGTTCTTCGAGCCCTCGACGCGCACCCAATCCTCCTTCGAGATCGCCGGCAAGCGGCTCGGCGCCGACGTCATGAACATGTCGGTGTCCTCGTCCTCGGTGAAGAAGGGCGAGACGCTGCTCGATACGGCGGCGACCCTGAACGCCATGCGCCCGGACATCATCATCGTGCGCCATCACGCGGCCGGCGCCGTCAATCTCCTGGCGCGCAAGGTCGATTGCTCCGTCGTCAATGCGGGCGACGGCGCTCATGAGCACCCGACCCAGGCGTTGCTCGACGCGCTCACCATCCGTCGCGCCAAAGGCCGTATCGAAGGGCTGGTGGTGGCGATCTGCGGGGATATCCTGCATTCGCGCGTGGCGCGCTCCAACATCATTTGTCTCGCGGCGCTCGGCGCGGTGGTGCGCATCGTCGGACCGTCCTCCCTTTTGCCGACGGGCATCGAGCGTTTCGGCGTCGAGGTGTTCACCGATATGCGCGCCGGTCTGAAAGGTGCCGACATCGTCATGATGCTGCGCCTGCAGCGCGAGCGGATGAACGGCTCCTTCCTACCCTCGGTGCGGGAGTATTTCCGCTATTTCGGTCTCGATCGCGAGAAGCTCGCCCTTGCCAAACCGGACGCCCTCGTGATGCATCCAGGCCCCATGAATCGCGGCGTCGAAATCGCCTCCGACGTCGCCGACGGCGCCCAATCGCTGATTCGCGAACAGGTCGAGATGGGCGTCGCGGTGCGCATGGCTGTGCTCGAGGCTCTGGCGCGGCATCTGCCCAATGGCTGACGCGCCTCTTTCCACCTCGAACGGGGAGGAGGCGATCCTGCTCGTCAATGCCCGCCTCGTCGACCCCGATGCCGGGCGCGAGACGCGTGGCGGCGTTCTGGTCACGAATGGCGTGATCGCCGATCTCGGCGCGCATCTCTCGGCCGAATCGGGACCAAACAGCGCCCTCGTCATCGATTGCCGCGGCCAGGTCGTTGCGCCCGGCATCGTGGATCTCCAGGCCTTCATCGGCGAGCCCGGTGCCGAGCATCGCGAGACGCTCGCCTCTGCGAGCCGCGGGGCGGCGGCGGGCGGCGTCACCACCTTGATCTGCCGGCCGGACACGGATCCGGTGATCGACGATCCGGCGATCGTCGATTTCGTGCTGCGTCGGGCGCGCGCCGATTCGGCCGTGCGCATCCACCCTTGCGCCGCCTTGACCAAGGGTCTCGCCGGACGCGAGATGACCGAGATCGGCCTGCTCAAGGAGGCTGGCGCGGTCGCCTTCGGCGATGCCCATAGAAGCGTCATGAACGCGCAGGTGATGCGCCGCGCCATGGTCTATGCGCGCGACCGCGACGCCATCGTCTCCCATTTCACCCAGGACGCCAATCTCGCCGCCGAAGGCGTCATGAATGAAGGGGAATTCGCGAGCAGGCTCGGCCTTCCCGCTATCCCGAAGGTGGCCGAGACCATCATGCTGGAGCGGGACCTGGCCTTGGTCCGGCTCACGGGTGTGCGCTACCACGCGATGCTGATCAGCTGCGCCGAATCGGTCGAAGCCGTCCGTCGCGCCAAGGAGGAGGGGCTTGCGGTCACCTGTAGCGTGTCCGTCAACCACCTGACCTTGAACGAAGGCGATGTCGGGAATTACCGCACCTTCCTCAAATTATCGCCGCCGCTGCGCTCGGAGGAGGATCGCCTGGCGCTGGTCGCGGGCCTCGCCGAGGGCGTGATCGATGCGATCGTCTCCGATCATGATCCGCAGGATGTCGAGACCAAGCGCCAGCCCTTCGCCGAATCGGCGGACGGGGCGATCGGTCTCGAGACCATGCTCGCCGCGGCGCTGCGCCTCGTCCACTCCGGCGAGATCGGGCTGCCGCGCCTGATGCGCGCTTTGTCGGCGGGTCCTGCTTCGGTCTATCGCCTGCCGGAGGCGAGCCTCAGGCGCGGCGCCTGCGCCGACCTGATCGTCTTCGATCCCGATGAGCCCTGGGTCGTCGATCCGGCAAAGCTCGCCTCGCCTTGCAAGAACACGCCCTTCGACGAGGCGAGGATGCAAGGGCGCGTCCTCGCCACGCTGGTCGGAGGCAAGATCGTGCATGCCGTTGCGGGCTCGCTGCGAGGCCTTTAGATTTCTGGCATCAGGCTGCTGGCACCAGCAGCGACCGGGAGGGGCCGAGGTGGCAGGAGCGATCGAGATGCCGATGACATGGGTCGAGCTGATCGCAGCCCTCATCATCGGCTACGGCTTCGGCTCGATCCCGTTCGGGGTCGTGCTGACGCGGCTCAGCGGCGGCCCCGATCTGCGCAGCATCGGGTCGGGCAATATCGGGGCGACCAATGTGCTGCGCACCGGCAAGAAGGGGCTGGCGGCGGCGACCCTGATTGGCGACATGCTGAAAGGCACGCTGGCCGTGCTGGTCGGTGCCCAGCTCGGGCCGGCCGGCGCGCTGGCCGCGGCGGGCGGTGCCTTTCTCGGCCATCTCTTCCCTCTCTGGCTGGGCTTCAAGGGCGGCAAGGGCGTCGCGACCTTCCTTGGGTGCCTGCTTGGGGTCTATTGGCCTGCGGCTCTCAGCTTCGCGGTCGTCTGGCTCGCCCTTGCCTATCTGACACGCTATTCGTCGCTCGCGGCGCTCTGGGCGAGCGTGGCGGGCGTCGTGGCGCTCCTGGCCTTCGGGCTCGTCGAAGCGGGGCTTGTCTTTTCTCTTCTCACGGTCGTTCTTTGGGTGAAGCACGCCAAGAACATCAAGCGGCTTCTCTCCGGCCAGGAGAGCCGCATCGGGTCGAAATCGTGACGCGATCCGAGCCCGGCTTCTCGCTGAACGCGGCGCAGCGGCTCGACTGGCTGCGACTGATCCGCTCGGAAGGCGTCGGACCGCGGACCTTCCGCGGCCTGCTCAACCGCTATGGCAGCGCCGGGGCAGCGCTCGCGGCATTGCCACGCCTGCATCGGGAACGCGGCCTGTCGCTGCATGTCTGCGGTGTGGAGGAGGCGGAAGTCGAGCTTGCCGCCGCCGCGAGGCTCGCCGTCGCTTATATCGGCATCGGCGAGGCCGCCTATCCCAAAGCGCTCGCCGCCACCCAGGACGCACCCCCGCTCATCGGCGTGCGTGGCGATGCGGCGGTGCTGCAGCGGCCCATGGTCGCCGTCATTGGATCGCGCAATGCGTCGGCGCTCGGGCAGCGTTTCACGGACGGGCTTGTCCGTGAGCTCGGCGAGGCCGGATTCGTCGTGGTCTCAGGGCTGGCGCGCGGCATCGACGCGAGGGCGCATGGCGCGGCGCTCGTGACCGGTACGGTCGCCGTTCTGGCGGGCGGCCATGAGCGCGTCTATCCGAGCGAGAACCAGCCTCTGCTCGAACGGCTTTTGGAGACGGGCGCGGCGATTTCGGAAATGCCGATCGGCTGGGAACCGCGCGGGCGCGATTTTCCAAGGCGCAACCGCATCGTCTCCGGCCTTGCCCATGGGGTGGTGGTGATCGAGGCGGCACGCGGCTCGGGATCGTTGATCACGGCGCGCTTCGCGGTCGAGCAAGGCCGCGAAGTGTTCGCCGTGCCGGGTTTCCCCCTCGATCCGCGCGCAGCGGGCACTAATGACCTGATCCGGCAGGGTGCGACGCTCATCACCTCTGCCGAACATGTGATCGAGATCCTCGCTCCGATCATCGCAGGCGAGCCCGATGCCTCGCGAGCGCCCGGCTCGGAGGACCAGAAAGGCTTCGAAGACCAGAAGGGGGAGGGGCGGGAGCCGCTCTGGGAGGAGCTCGACCTGTTCGCCCAGCGCTCGACCATCCCGTCCGTCGAGACGCCGGAGCCGGGCTTGGAAGCCGCCCATCCGGAGCGACCAGCCGGAGATCCCCCGCTGCTCGATCCGGCAGATCGCGTCCTCGCCGTGCTCGGAGCCTCGCCGGCCGCGCTCGACGACATCGTGCGGGGCTGTGGCCTCTCCGCCGGTGCGGTGCGCGCCACGCTTCTCGAGCTGGAGCTCGCCGGACGCATCGCCCGCATGGGCGGCGATCTCGTGCAGCTCCTGCGTTAGGGTATGATCGGAACAAGGTGACGGCTTGGCCGGACCGCGACCTGTTCCACCTGTTAATACAGGTGAATAACAGGTGGAGGCGGCCCTTTCCGGGTTCGTCCTGGCCGCTTGGGCCGCGTCAGCGCGGCCGCGAAGCGTTGTGCTCGAATTTGCGCACCAGGGCGCGCGCCTCGACCCGGGCCATTTCGAGAAAATATGCGAGCAGATCGAAATCACTTTTGCGGGCCATGCTGGAGAGCTCGGCCGACATCTGCCCGATATAACGGGCGACCTCGCGTTGCACCGATTTCGATTGGGCCTTTGGGTCGCTGTCGAAATTCGCTTGGTCGGGATTATCCTGGCCGGAACTCTCCTGGCCTTGCGCAGTTAGATCGTCGCGAGCCTGAACGGAGGCGGGTTCCTTTGCGATTGCGCTCATTGTGCCACCTCGATCGGATCGCAGGCTGCCCATAGCCGCCGACACGAATCATCATATCAGTTGCAGTCAGGTTGTGCAACTTACAGATGCATTCTTCGTTCGAGTTGCGTGCTTTTCGCTTCGCTGTTTCCGGCATTGGCATATAGGCTGCTGCTCCGGCTCGCTGCGAGCGTTCCGGGAGCGAGTGCGTGCCATGCTGAGACAGTTCCGACCGTTGCTGATGCGATGCGCGCTGGCCTGCGCCGGCTTGGCCGCCATGCCGGCGATGGCGGCGCCGCCGTTTGGCGCCCATCCCGGACCAAGGGTGATCATGGCGCCTCGCTATGTGCCCAACATCCCTCGGCAGTTCAGGCCGGCGCGCCAGGCCGTCCGTCAGGATCACTTCGACAAACGCTTCGACAGGCGCCGCTTGCGCGATCGCAGCCTCCTAATCGGAGTCGATAGCGGCGTGAACGAAGTCCCGGTGCCCGCCGGGATCGACGCCGGCGAGCCGCCCCAGATCTATCCGCCTCAAGCCTATCCGCCCCAAGCCTACCCGCAGGACATCGAATTCGAGAATGGCTATGGCGCTCGTCCGCCGGCCAATGTCGGCCCCCAGATCATCACCTTGCCGGATGCCCCTCGAGGTCGAGGTCACGGCTTGCCCGGCAGCGACTTGCGCGGCAGCGCCATGCGTCAGGCTGCACCCGCGCCCTCATGGAGATCCGCTACTGCGCCGCCCTTGCGGCAATGGCGGGCGCCGTGCTTCGTGCATCAGCGTCGGGCTCTCCCCTGGTACGAGCAGGCCCAGCCGAGCTATGACTATCGGCCCTCGCCGGTCGCGCTCGCGCCATGCGGCGAGGGCAGCTCGAGCTACAACATGCCGATCTACAACACGCCCTGCGGGGTTCGCCCCTACGATTAGTCGGAGGCGGCGGCTCGCATATGCCTGAGCCGGTCGAGGGCGCCTTGCAGGATGTAGGAGGCGGCGAGCTTGTCGACCAGCTCGTTGCGCCTGGCACGCGATCTGTCGGCCTCGATCAGCATGCGCGTCACGGCAGCCGTCGAGAGACGCTCATCCCAGAAGGCGAGAAGCAGTTCGGTCATCGGCGCGAGATTGCGGGCGAAGGAGCGCGCCGATTGCGCGGCAGGCCCTTCCGAGCCGTCCATGTTGCGCGGCAGGCCGATGACGAGACCGGCGACGCCATGCCGGGCCGCAAGCTCGAGGAGCCGGCCGACATCCTTGGTGAATTTGCTGCGCATGATCGTCTCGAGCGGCGACGCGATGCTGCGCTCGACGTCGGAGAGCGCAAGCCCGATCGTCTTCGAGCCGAGATCGAGCCCCATCAGCCGGGCATGGCGCGGCAAGGTCAGCAATGCCTCGATCTCGACGATGTTGCCCGGCATCGTCGCTGGTTAGCATGCGGGACGGCTGCTGGATATGAAAAGCGGCCGGCGCGGCGATTGCCGAAAAGCCCTTTGCCGTCCCGCCGCGAACCGCTAAGCATGGCCGCGTGGATCTCGGCGTCCCGCGACCTCATTCGGGAGCAGTGCTCATGAAGATCACCTGGTTCGGCCATTCCAATTTCCGGCTCGATTTCGCGGGCAAGATCGTGCTGATCGACCCTTTCTTCACCGGCAATCCATCCTTCTCCGGCGACCGCGATGCGGTCACCAAAGGCGCGACCCATATCCTGATCACACATGGCCATGCCGATCATATCGGCGATGCGCTGGTCATCGCCGAGAAGACGGGCGCGACCGTCGTCACCAATTACGAGCTCGCCAATTGGCTTGGCGCCAATGGCCTCAAAGCCTATGAGCCGATGAATACGGGCGGCACTGTCGATGTGGGCGGCTTCAAGGTGACCTTGACGCGCGCCTATCACTCCTCGGCCGAGATCGAGAAATGGCTGCGCGCCACGCGTGGTGAGGATGTGTCGAAGCTACCCGATAGCGGCGTCGCGATCCCGCTCGGGCATCCGAACGGTATCATCGTGCGCGCCAAGGGCGAGCCCACCGTCTACCATATGGGAGACACCGACATCTTCTCCGACATGGCGCTGATCGCCGAGCTCTACCGGCCCGAAATCACGATGGTGCCGATCGGCGACCGCTTCACCATGGGGGCCGAGACTGCCGCCTTGGCGCTGCACCGTTTCGTCAAGCCGCGCATCGCCATCCCCTGCCATTACGGCACCTTCCCGATTCTCGATCAGACGCCTGACAGCTTCATCGAGGCGGTGGCGACGCGTGGAGACCACATCAAGGTCGTGGTGCCCAAGATCGGCGAGGCCTTCGAGGGCTGAAGCCGGATTGCGACGGCGTCGCCGGTGCCGGTCAGCACCGCGGCGCCTGCCCTCGGGCTGCAATCGAATTGTCGCACGACTCAGTTATCGCTGGCGAAGTTCCGATCCGAGCCCGCGCCAATGCGGGCGCATCGAGTGGCCGCGATGATTGCCGAAATGGTGATGAGCGCCGGAGCCGTGACGGCCGGCGGATTTGCTTACGCGAAGAGCCGGCGCGCCAAGCTCTACCGGGAGCTGGCGGATCGCGTGGCGCGCATCGCCGCCACGACGCCGCTGCTGCTTCCAGCTTCCCGGCAGTCGACATTGCCGAGCTTCGCGGATCGGCTGATCTTTCTGCGGGATTTTCTCCCCGAGGCCGCCTTCGCACAGCTCAAGGCCGAGGCCGAACGTCTCGTCGCTCCCGAGCGCAGCTTCGTGCCGGCCCACAAGAAAGGCGGGACCGTCGCCTATGAGACCTTGATCGCCAGCGCGCCGGCGATCGTCTCCTGCTATCACTCGCAAGATCTCACGGCATTCGTCTCGCGCCTCGTCGGCGCCAAGGTCCAACCGACGCCGATCTCCGATCAGAGCTCGCTATCCCTGTTGTTCTACGACAAGCCAGGCGATCATATCGGGTGGCATTACGACCATAATTTCTATCGGGGGCGGCATTTCACCTTGCTGCTCGCGCTCGACAATCAGGGTCGCGCCGCCAACGGCTTGAGCCATGCCGAGCTCAAGGCGCGGATCGGCGGGCAGGAGAGGGGGGTAGCGACACCCCCGAACACGATGGTGGTCTTCGAGGGCGCGCGCGTCAGTCACAAGGTGACGCCGATCCTCGAGGGCGAGCGCCGCCTTGTGCTCAGCATGACCTATTGCGCGGATCCGCGGGCCTATTGGTGGCAGGGCGTCACACGCCGCATCAAGGACACGGCCTTTTACGGGATCAGGGCGCTCTGGACCTGAGCGCTAAGGCCTTAGCCGCCGCGCTCTGCCGTCTTGCGAGGCAACCCACGAAATTTCCTCGAGCCGTCGATCATCGCCGATCTCGATGATCGGGGGACCGAATTTCCCTCGCAAGGCGCCGGTCCGACCGGCCGCGCCATAGCGGCGCGGGTTGCCCGTCTCTCTGGCGCCTGATAATCGGCCTGTTCGATTTACCCAGATCTGATTTGCTTCGTCAGGAGAGATGTGGATGTCCGTCGACGCTGCGACCGTGAAACGCGTCGCCCATCTCGCCCGCATCGCGCTGCCCGAAGAGGAGGTGGCGCGCATGCAAGGCGAGATCAATGCCATCCTCGGCTTCGTCGAGGAATTGTCGAAGGTTGACATTGAGGGGGTCGAGCCGATGACCTCGGTGACGCCGATGCGCCTCAAGCAGCGCGCCGACAGCGTGACGGATGGCGGCATCGCCGATGCGATCATCGCCAATGCGCCGCTCACCGAGGATCACTTCTTCCTCGTGCCGAAAGTGGTGGAATAGGCAGGTCTGCCGCTTCCACCGTCTTCGGCAGACCTGACGCCGCCGGACGATACAGACGAGGCTGGATCGAGACCCTTCGCCCGATCTGCCCGGGCCCCTGATGAGAGACGATGCGATCGTGACCGAACTCACCGACCTCGACCTTGCCGAAGCCCGAGACGGGCTCAGGGCCAAGCAATTCTCCGCGACCGAGCTCACCAGAGCCCATATCGCCGCTGTCGAGCAGGCGCGCCTTCTCAACGCCTATGTGCTGGAGACGCCGGACCAGGCGCTTGCCCAGGCGAGCGAGAGCGATGCGCGGCTGGCGCGCGGTGAGGGCAGGGCGCTCGAAGGCCTGCCGCTCGGCATCAAGGACCTGTTCTGCACCAAAGGGGTGCGCACCACGGCGAGCTCGAACATCCTCAAGGACTTCACGCCTGGCTATGAGTCGACGATCACCAGCCAGTTATGGCGCGACGGCGCGGTCATGCTCGGCAAGCTCAACTGCGACGAATTCGCCATGGGCTCCTCCAACGAGACTTCCGCCTTCGGCCCGGTCGTCTCGCCCTGGTTGCCGCCGAATTGGGATGGCGGCCGGGCGCGCGCTACCATCGTCAAGGCGACGGCCGAGGGCGCCATGCCGGAAGGCCTCCTGGTGCCGGGCGGCTCCTCGGGCGGCTCGGCTGCCGCGGTCGCGGCGCGGCTGTGCCTTGCGGCGACAGCGACCGATACCGGGGGCTCGATCCGACAGCCCGCCGCCTTCACCGGCACGGTCGGCATCAAGCCGACTTATGGGCGCTGCTCGCGTTTCGGCGTCGTGGCCTTCGCCTCCTCGCTCGATCAGGCCGGGCCGATCGCCCGCAATGTGCGCGACAGCGCCATCCTGCTGCAGTCGATGGCAGGACCCGATCGCCAGGATTCGACCTCGGTCGACATCCCGGTTCCGGATTTCGAGGCGGCGGTGTCGCAGGGCGTCAAGGGGCGCAAGATCGGCATCCCGAAGGAATACCGGCTCGACGGCATGCCCGAGGAGATCGAGAAGCTCTGGGCGGAAGGCGCGGCCTGGCTCAAGGCAGCCGGCGCCGAGATCGTCGACATCTCCTTGCCGCACACCGCCTATGCCTTGCCGGCCTATTACATCGTGGCGCCG from Rhizobiales bacterium GAS188 includes:
- a CDS encoding aspartyl/glutamyl-tRNA(Asn/Gln) amidotransferase subunit A — encoded protein: MRDDAIVTELTDLDLAEARDGLRAKQFSATELTRAHIAAVEQARLLNAYVLETPDQALAQASESDARLARGEGRALEGLPLGIKDLFCTKGVRTTASSNILKDFTPGYESTITSQLWRDGAVMLGKLNCDEFAMGSSNETSAFGPVVSPWLPPNWDGGRARATIVKATAEGAMPEGLLVPGGSSGGSAAAVAARLCLAATATDTGGSIRQPAAFTGTVGIKPTYGRCSRFGVVAFASSLDQAGPIARNVRDSAILLQSMAGPDRQDSTSVDIPVPDFEAAVSQGVKGRKIGIPKEYRLDGMPEEIEKLWAEGAAWLKAAGAEIVDISLPHTAYALPAYYIVAPAEASSNLARYDGVRYGLRVPGRDVIEMYENTRAAGFGREVKRRVMIGAYVLSAGYYDAYYLRAQKTRTLIKRDFEDVFAKGIDAILTPATPTAAFGIGEKVSASPIEMYLNDVFTVTVNMAGLPGISVPAGLDRKGLPLGLQLIGRPFDEEMLFSAAQVVEDAAGRMTLPKAWWG